A segment of the Bdellovibrionota bacterium genome:
AAGTTTAGTTGGCTACGATCGAATCTTCGAAAAATGTGAAATGCCACATGCCTGAACGGATAAGCCATGGAAATGATTAGGGAGAGGGTGGGGGAGTTGGTTCTAGGTCTACAAAAGTTACGGTACTAAAGTTACATATATATAAAATAATCGTTTATTTATTTGAAATATTTATATAATATATAGGTACAAAAATTGCTATACCTCATCCCTCCGAGGCTGAATTGAAAGAACCGAAGACATTCAAACGTCGTTTTGAAGGCATAAAGTTCCTTTATGTCGACGACGAACCTGACAACTTAGAGAGCTTCGAACTCAATTTCGAAAACCAGTTTGAGATCGTCACCTCTTCGAGTCCGGTGGAGGCTCTGGAAATCGTGCGCAAGGAATCGAATCTGTCGGTTCTTGTGGTCGACCAAGTCATGCCTCGCATGACCGGCGTCCAACTCGCGGCGGAGTCGAAGAAGATCCGGCCCACGCTCACCTGCATCATGATTACAGGTAATGCGACCAAGAAATTGGCGATCGAAGCCGTGCGCGGCCGTCTCTTTTGGGAGTTTTTGGAGAAGCCGGTCAATTTCTCCGCCCCGGACGTCCGACAGATTTTTGTCAGCGCCGTCCAAGAACACTTGTTGGAAAAAGTGAAGACCGAGTACCACGTGGGTACGATCGGTGTGCTGGCTCAATTAATTGACGATAAAGACGGGCACACCCATGCGCATTCCGGTCGCGTCACGAAATGGTCGTTGAAGATCG
Coding sequences within it:
- a CDS encoding HD domain-containing phosphohydrolase, whose product is MKEPKTFKRRFEGIKFLYVDDEPDNLESFELNFENQFEIVTSSSPVEALEIVRKESNLSVLVVDQVMPRMTGVQLAAESKKIRPTLTCIMITGNATKKLAIEAVRGRLFWEFLEKPVNFSAPDVRQIFVSAVQEHLLEKVKTEYHVGTIGVLAQLIDDKDGHTHAHSGRVTKWSLKIARKFDLSEKELVMIREGSLLHDIGKISIPDDILKKPGRLTELERKIIMTHPGRGGDLLEKVPQLKELAPIARYHHERPDGKGYPSGLKSEEIPLLASIVALADFFEALSSKRPYKEPWHIDDIVKEVASLRGTQFVEEVVDALFIVLEEEGLIKRERITEICSAIAA